A single Cyprinus carpio isolate SPL01 chromosome A6, ASM1834038v1, whole genome shotgun sequence DNA region contains:
- the gga1 gene encoding ADP-ribosylation factor-binding protein GGA1 isoform X2, with product MQALMVLETCVKNCGKRFHNEVGKFRFLNELIKVVSPKYLGSRAPEPVKKKVLEMMYSWTVSLPEETKISDAYQMLKKQGIIKQDPDLPDDKPCPLMPRPKNAIFEDEEKSKMLSRLLNSSHPEDLRAANKLIKEMVQEDQKRMEKVSKRVNAIQEVKESVGLLTQLLGDYNKESGSHINEELIKDLYQRCEKMRPTLFRLASDTEDNDEALAEILQANDSLTQVINLYRLLVKGEEVNEDTSSTARLPGRSTALLDLTGLDTSPLAQSFSEFPSKTPFSQELGISLLDDELMSLGLTEVNSNLPTSQPGDDMTWNTFQSSESVDAAVMPAPAVLLPVTSATKTLVTVPVTSTNSLDELDLLGKTLLQQSLPPESLQVKWDKLQSQSKPTLRDLQIKSGTNTATTPSPVLAFSSEPGTLLNSQLPAGITPASATQDDISLVNVTVPLESIKPSSLLPVTIFDKHSLRVLFHFARDSPPARPDVLVVIISMLSSAPVPITNVRFQAAVPKTMRVKLQPPMGSDLPAFNPLLPPAAITQVLLLANPHKEKVRLRYKLTFDLGQESHDESGDVEQFPPPESWGNL from the exons ATGCAGGCGCTCATG GTTCTAGAGACCTGTGTGAAGAACTGTGGGAAAAGGTTCCATAATGAGGTGGGGAAGTTCCGTTTCCTGAATGAGCTTATCAAAGTGGTTTCCCCTAAG TATCTTGGTTCTCGAGCCCCAGAACCAGTgaagaaaaaagttttagaaatgatgTACAGCTGGACTGTGAGTTTACCAGAAGAGACAAAGATTTCTGATGCTTATCAGATGCTTAAGAAACAAG GTATTATTAAACAGGACCCAGACCTTCCTGATGACAAGCCCTGCCCTCTAATGCCCAGGCCTAAAAACGCCATCTTTGAGGATGAGGAGAAATCAAAG ATGTTGTCTCGTCTTCTGAATAGCTCTCACCCTGAGGACCTGCGGGCGGCAAACAAACTCATTAAAGAAATGGTTCAGGag GATCAGAAGCGTATGGAAAAGGTGTCGAAGAGAGTGAATGCTATTCAGGAAGTAAAGGAGAGTGTTGGGCTTCTCACACAGTTACTGGGAGATTACAACAAAGAGAGCGGCTCACATATCAATGAGGAACTAATTAAG gATCTGTATCAGCGCTGTGAGAAAATGAGACCTACTCTGTTCAGATTGGCCAGTGATACTGAGGACAATGATGAAGCTCTTG ctgaGATCTTACAGGCTAATGACAGCCTAACACAGGTGATAAATCTGTACAGATTACTGGTGAAAGGTGAGGAGGTGAATGAAGACACCAGCAGCACAGCTAGACTCCCAG GCCGCAGTACCGCTCTCTTGGATCTGACAGGACTGGATACCTCTCCTTTGGCTCAGTCTTTCTCTGAATTTCCCTCTAAGACACCTTTTTCACAAGAGCTGGGCATCAGCCTTTTGGATGATGAGCTCATGTCCCTGG GCTTGACTGAAGTCAATTCTAATCTGCCAACTTCTCAACCTGGAGATGACATGACATGGAATACTTTTCAG TCATCAGAGTCTGTAGATGCAGCTGTTATGCCGGCCCCTGCAGTGCTGTTGCCAGTGACGAGTGCTACCAAGACACTGGTTACTGTGCCTGTGACGTCCACTAATTCCCTAGATGAGTTAGACCTGTTGGGTAAGACCCTGCTGCAGCAGTCTCTACCCCCAGAAAGTCTTCAAGTCAAATG GGACAAACTTCAGTCTCAATCCAAGCCCACACTACGAGACCTTCAGATCAAGTCTGGAACCAACACTGCTACAACCCCCAGCCCTGTGCTGGCCTTCTCCTCTGAGCCAGGCACTCTCCTGAATTCCCAGCTCCCAGCAGGCATCACTCCAGCTTCTGCAACTCAGGATGACATATCATTGGTGAATGTGACTGTGCCCCTGGAGTCTATCAAACCTA GTAGCTTGTTACCTGTGACCATCTTTGATAAACACAGCCTTCGAGTTCTGTTCCATTTTGCAAGAGACTCTCCACCAGCACGGCCAGATGTTTTAGTGGTGATAATCTCCATGTTGTCATCTGCCCCTGTGCCCATCACAAATGTACGATTCCAGGCGGCTGTTCCTAAG ACTATGAGAGTAAAGCTGCAGCCACCAATGGGATCAGATTTACCTGCCTTCAATCCTTTATTGCCCCCTGCCGCCATTACACAGGTCCTGCTTTTGGCCAACCCTCACAAG gAGAAGGTGCGGTTGAGATACAAACTGACATTTGATTTAGGACAAGAATCACACGATGAGAGCGGAGATGTAGAGCAGTTCCCTCCACCAGAGTCCTGGGGAAACCTTTAA
- the gga1 gene encoding ADP-ribosylation factor-binding protein GGA1 isoform X1, whose product MAAPPDEQSLESRVNKATNPLNRETDWESIQLFCDQLSNEPEGPQLATRLLAHKIQSPQEWEAMQALMVLETCVKNCGKRFHNEVGKFRFLNELIKVVSPKYLGSRAPEPVKKKVLEMMYSWTVSLPEETKISDAYQMLKKQGIIKQDPDLPDDKPCPLMPRPKNAIFEDEEKSKMLSRLLNSSHPEDLRAANKLIKEMVQEDQKRMEKVSKRVNAIQEVKESVGLLTQLLGDYNKESGSHINEELIKDLYQRCEKMRPTLFRLASDTEDNDEALAEILQANDSLTQVINLYRLLVKGEEVNEDTSSTARLPGRSTALLDLTGLDTSPLAQSFSEFPSKTPFSQELGISLLDDELMSLGLTEVNSNLPTSQPGDDMTWNTFQSSESVDAAVMPAPAVLLPVTSATKTLVTVPVTSTNSLDELDLLGKTLLQQSLPPESLQVKWDKLQSQSKPTLRDLQIKSGTNTATTPSPVLAFSSEPGTLLNSQLPAGITPASATQDDISLVNVTVPLESIKPSSLLPVTIFDKHSLRVLFHFARDSPPARPDVLVVIISMLSSAPVPITNVRFQAAVPKTMRVKLQPPMGSDLPAFNPLLPPAAITQVLLLANPHKEKVRLRYKLTFDLGQESHDESGDVEQFPPPESWGNL is encoded by the exons ATGGCGGCTCCGCCTGACGAGCAGAGCTTAGAGTCCCGCGTCA ACAAAGCGACCAACCCTTTAAATCGAGAAACTGACTGGGAGAGTATTCAACTGTTCTGTGACCAACTCAGCAATGAACCTGAAGG TCCTCAGTTGGCCACCAGGCTTCTTGCTCACAAGATTCAATCCCCTCAGGAGTGGGAGGCCATGCAGGCGCTCATG GTTCTAGAGACCTGTGTGAAGAACTGTGGGAAAAGGTTCCATAATGAGGTGGGGAAGTTCCGTTTCCTGAATGAGCTTATCAAAGTGGTTTCCCCTAAG TATCTTGGTTCTCGAGCCCCAGAACCAGTgaagaaaaaagttttagaaatgatgTACAGCTGGACTGTGAGTTTACCAGAAGAGACAAAGATTTCTGATGCTTATCAGATGCTTAAGAAACAAG GTATTATTAAACAGGACCCAGACCTTCCTGATGACAAGCCCTGCCCTCTAATGCCCAGGCCTAAAAACGCCATCTTTGAGGATGAGGAGAAATCAAAG ATGTTGTCTCGTCTTCTGAATAGCTCTCACCCTGAGGACCTGCGGGCGGCAAACAAACTCATTAAAGAAATGGTTCAGGag GATCAGAAGCGTATGGAAAAGGTGTCGAAGAGAGTGAATGCTATTCAGGAAGTAAAGGAGAGTGTTGGGCTTCTCACACAGTTACTGGGAGATTACAACAAAGAGAGCGGCTCACATATCAATGAGGAACTAATTAAG gATCTGTATCAGCGCTGTGAGAAAATGAGACCTACTCTGTTCAGATTGGCCAGTGATACTGAGGACAATGATGAAGCTCTTG ctgaGATCTTACAGGCTAATGACAGCCTAACACAGGTGATAAATCTGTACAGATTACTGGTGAAAGGTGAGGAGGTGAATGAAGACACCAGCAGCACAGCTAGACTCCCAG GCCGCAGTACCGCTCTCTTGGATCTGACAGGACTGGATACCTCTCCTTTGGCTCAGTCTTTCTCTGAATTTCCCTCTAAGACACCTTTTTCACAAGAGCTGGGCATCAGCCTTTTGGATGATGAGCTCATGTCCCTGG GCTTGACTGAAGTCAATTCTAATCTGCCAACTTCTCAACCTGGAGATGACATGACATGGAATACTTTTCAG TCATCAGAGTCTGTAGATGCAGCTGTTATGCCGGCCCCTGCAGTGCTGTTGCCAGTGACGAGTGCTACCAAGACACTGGTTACTGTGCCTGTGACGTCCACTAATTCCCTAGATGAGTTAGACCTGTTGGGTAAGACCCTGCTGCAGCAGTCTCTACCCCCAGAAAGTCTTCAAGTCAAATG GGACAAACTTCAGTCTCAATCCAAGCCCACACTACGAGACCTTCAGATCAAGTCTGGAACCAACACTGCTACAACCCCCAGCCCTGTGCTGGCCTTCTCCTCTGAGCCAGGCACTCTCCTGAATTCCCAGCTCCCAGCAGGCATCACTCCAGCTTCTGCAACTCAGGATGACATATCATTGGTGAATGTGACTGTGCCCCTGGAGTCTATCAAACCTA GTAGCTTGTTACCTGTGACCATCTTTGATAAACACAGCCTTCGAGTTCTGTTCCATTTTGCAAGAGACTCTCCACCAGCACGGCCAGATGTTTTAGTGGTGATAATCTCCATGTTGTCATCTGCCCCTGTGCCCATCACAAATGTACGATTCCAGGCGGCTGTTCCTAAG ACTATGAGAGTAAAGCTGCAGCCACCAATGGGATCAGATTTACCTGCCTTCAATCCTTTATTGCCCCCTGCCGCCATTACACAGGTCCTGCTTTTGGCCAACCCTCACAAG gAGAAGGTGCGGTTGAGATACAAACTGACATTTGATTTAGGACAAGAATCACACGATGAGAGCGGAGATGTAGAGCAGTTCCCTCCACCAGAGTCCTGGGGAAACCTTTAA